The segment gaactctccttaattttcttgtttcttccgcaggtgattgattaattttagtttcatatagtctttaattttttattttttatctaatggtttattgaatgatcattgacctagctttatttttttatttcagggggcaccgttttcatcaagtccattgatgcctccgcccattgcaagaatgccacctacctatgtgagcagatagaggaggtgattgaagatgtgggtgaggagaacgtggtacaggtggtgaccgacaatgcagcaaattatgttgctgcgggtaaacttttgattacaaactaattttgtttgcaaattaattactatcttgtagtttgtacctccattaattacaatttacaatgcaacaaattatgttgctgcaggtagactattgatggagaggcacccatctatagtttggactccatgtgctgctcattgcattgacctcatgttggaggatattggaaaaatcccatgggtcaaaagatgtgtagaaagggcaagaaatgtctgcaaatttgtatataatcattcatgggtgttggcccttatgagacaatacatagagcagaaggagttgcatcgtccaggaatcacaagatttgccacaaacttcctcacattgcagtccatgcttaggtctaagcctgccttgagacgtatgattgttggtgaggagtggtcttcctcatcctatgctaccacccctgcagggatagagatggcagattgcatttttgatgagcaaggcttttgggtcccttgtgatgagatagtgaaggtaatttttttataaattctacaatttagcttcatgttttataagttattatatgtattctcttatttgctcatttttctaaattacacaatattttcaattttgcagtttgttaagccctcgctggttttgttgcgagttgcggatggagataagcccgcaatgggctatatatatgagggcatggatagggcgaaggaggccatcaaattcgtctatggagcagatgagagcaagtatggtcccatttgggagatcattgataggagatggcatcatcagctacataggcccatccatgcggcagcctattatctgaatccggcat is part of the Cryptomeria japonica chromosome 10, Sugi_1.0, whole genome shotgun sequence genome and harbors:
- the LOC131071690 gene encoding uncharacterized protein LOC131071690, giving the protein MVDAITICGAGFKAPSESDLRGPILSQMVDDVKKDLDEQRHIWSTKGCTIMTDGWTDRRNRTLLNFLVSSAGGTVFIKSIDASAHCKNATYLCEQIEEVIEDVGEENVVQVVTDNAANYVAAGRLLMERHPSIVWTPCAAHCIDLMLEDIGKIPWVKRCVERARNVCKFVYNHSWVLALMRQYIEQKELHRPGITRFATNFLTLQSMLRSKPALRRMIVGEEWSSSSYATTPAGIEMADCIFDEQGFWVPCDEIVKVIFL